In one window of Tellurirhabdus rosea DNA:
- a CDS encoding sugar phosphate isomerase/epimerase family protein, whose translation MNRRTVLTTLAALPFVTPVLARKPPRFQIGACDWSIGQSSKIAAFEVARQIGLDGLQVNMGSADNNMHLRQKEVQKAYLDAARRTGVKIGGLALGELNSVPYKSDPRAEEWVQDSIGVARALGVRNVLLAFFSKGDLRNDPAGQKVVIERLKAVAPKAEKAGVTLAIESWLSAEDHLRIIEAVGSPALKVYYDVCNSTVMGYDILQEMRWLGKQNLICELHFKENGFLLGQGKVNYPEVRRVLDEIGYSGWIHIEGAIPDKKPMLESYIQNNEFTRKLLA comes from the coding sequence CTGCCTTTCGTCACACCCGTTCTCGCCCGGAAACCCCCGCGCTTCCAGATCGGGGCCTGCGACTGGTCTATCGGTCAATCCAGCAAAATTGCCGCCTTCGAGGTGGCCAGGCAAATTGGTCTGGATGGACTGCAGGTTAATATGGGTTCAGCGGACAATAACATGCATCTGCGGCAGAAGGAGGTGCAAAAAGCGTACCTCGATGCCGCCCGACGAACGGGTGTCAAAATCGGCGGCCTGGCCCTGGGTGAACTCAATTCGGTTCCCTACAAGTCCGACCCGCGCGCCGAAGAATGGGTTCAGGACAGCATCGGCGTAGCCCGCGCTTTAGGCGTCCGGAATGTTCTGCTGGCTTTTTTCAGCAAAGGCGATCTGCGCAACGACCCGGCCGGGCAGAAAGTGGTGATTGAACGCCTGAAAGCCGTAGCGCCCAAAGCCGAAAAAGCCGGCGTGACGCTTGCCATTGAATCCTGGCTGAGCGCCGAAGATCACCTGCGAATCATTGAGGCGGTCGGCTCCCCGGCGCTGAAGGTCTATTACGACGTCTGCAATTCAACCGTCATGGGCTACGACATTCTACAGGAGATGCGCTGGCTTGGGAAACAGAACCTGATCTGCGAACTGCACTTCAAGGAAAACGGCTTCCTGCTAGGCCAGGGCAAAGTGAATTATCCGGAAGTGCGGCGAGTGCTGGACGAGATCGGCTACAGCGGATGGATTCATATCGAGGGTGCTATTCCGGACAAAAAACCGATGCTGGAAAGCTATATTCAGAACAACGAATTTACGCGGAAACTGCTGGCCTAG
- a CDS encoding PVC-type heme-binding CxxCH protein — protein sequence MRFSTGIAMPKAPFLMLSGFVASLFWWAELNERPATPAALPAEPESRVRQSAPLGSDSARLYLPDDLEATLWAESPQFFNPTNLDIDARGRVWVTEAVNYRDFNNKPDARLNHAEGERVVILEDTNGDGRADHSKVFVQDKDLKSPLGIAVIGNKVIVSAAPHLVVYTDQNGDDKPDKKEILLTGFGGLDHDHSLHALVTGPDGNWYFNTGNAGPHLVTDKAGWTLRSGSLYTGGTPYNLKNEGAQTSDDGQVWVGGLALRVRPDGTGLKVLAHNFRNNYETALDSYGNLWQNDNDDQVVACRTSFVLEGGSMGYFSADGTRYWQGDQRPGQSIAAAHWHQEDPGVVPLGDLTGAGSPTGVVVYEGDELGPQYRGMLLSAEAGRNVIFSYKPEPEGAGFRLPRRDFISTFPQVDETYKWNDVANDTRKWFRPSDVAVGTDGALYVADWYDPIVGGHAMHDKKGYGRIYRITPKNRKLTTPRIDVKTTKGQILALQNPAVNVRALGFAALRAKGEKAIKPVKKLLTAANPFHRARAIWLLAQLGPKGVAEVEKLTVHPDENTRLVAFRALKPLFTDRNQYQFPQYRNLVSMLAEDPSAAVRREVAIVLRDVPFDDCRVMLAKLFSQYDGRDRYYLTALGIASWRKTDAIYDMLRTGLPADPTQWSQPQADLVWELHPAAAAEAMKQRAAAPALSAEARRQALVALGFMNDEKAARFMADLTKSADTTLARQADYWVSFRRGNDWANLLNWDEVVPPKRSESEQRMLALRQKLLDEYTKAEEKQKLAREMAATPEGGKLLVGLAADKKLPSDLTALVGEVIFSNPDLNVRIMAADYFTKPGASASLSPQKINALNGSKTAGLTVFKTHCATCHRHGEQGNNIGPQLTRIHTKFDRNGLLDAILNPSASLAFGYEPWLITTQSGDTHYGFLISDNKQALVIKDAAGQKQTIPTSKIASRKQYTTSLMPDPTAMGLSEQQLADLLAFLMNPS from the coding sequence ATGAGATTTTCAACCGGAATAGCCATGCCGAAAGCGCCGTTTCTGATGCTTTCGGGCTTCGTTGCCAGCCTCTTCTGGTGGGCCGAACTGAACGAAAGACCGGCAACGCCAGCCGCCCTGCCCGCTGAGCCGGAAAGCCGCGTCCGCCAGTCCGCGCCACTGGGCAGCGACTCCGCCCGACTCTATTTACCAGACGATCTGGAGGCAACGCTCTGGGCCGAGTCGCCGCAGTTTTTCAATCCGACGAACCTCGACATCGACGCCCGGGGCCGAGTCTGGGTGACCGAAGCCGTCAACTACCGCGACTTCAACAACAAGCCCGACGCCCGCCTCAACCACGCCGAAGGCGAGCGGGTGGTCATTCTGGAAGACACCAACGGAGACGGGCGCGCCGACCACAGCAAAGTGTTCGTGCAGGATAAAGACCTGAAATCGCCGCTGGGTATTGCTGTTATTGGCAATAAAGTCATCGTCTCGGCCGCGCCGCATCTGGTCGTGTACACCGACCAAAACGGCGACGACAAACCGGACAAAAAAGAAATCCTGCTGACCGGCTTCGGCGGCCTCGACCATGACCATTCGCTGCACGCGCTGGTAACTGGGCCGGACGGCAACTGGTACTTCAACACCGGCAATGCCGGGCCTCACCTGGTGACCGACAAAGCGGGCTGGACACTCCGCTCGGGTAGCCTCTACACTGGCGGGACGCCGTACAACCTCAAAAACGAAGGCGCACAGACCAGCGATGACGGGCAGGTCTGGGTCGGCGGTCTGGCCCTCCGCGTTCGGCCGGACGGGACGGGACTGAAAGTGCTGGCGCACAATTTCCGGAACAACTACGAAACGGCGCTGGACTCGTACGGCAATCTGTGGCAGAACGATAACGACGACCAGGTGGTGGCCTGCCGCACGAGTTTCGTTCTGGAAGGCGGCAGCATGGGCTACTTCAGCGCCGACGGGACCCGTTACTGGCAGGGCGACCAGCGGCCGGGTCAGTCGATCGCTGCGGCGCACTGGCATCAGGAAGACCCCGGCGTGGTGCCGCTCGGCGACCTGACGGGCGCGGGTTCGCCGACGGGGGTGGTCGTCTACGAAGGCGACGAACTAGGTCCGCAATACCGGGGCATGCTCCTGAGCGCCGAGGCTGGCCGCAACGTGATTTTCAGCTACAAACCCGAACCCGAGGGCGCGGGCTTCCGGCTTCCCCGCCGCGATTTTATCAGCACGTTTCCGCAGGTCGATGAGACTTATAAATGGAATGACGTCGCCAACGACACCCGCAAATGGTTTCGGCCGAGCGACGTGGCGGTAGGAACCGACGGGGCGCTGTACGTTGCCGACTGGTATGACCCCATCGTGGGCGGCCACGCCATGCACGACAAAAAAGGCTACGGCCGCATTTACCGCATCACGCCCAAAAACCGGAAACTGACCACGCCCCGCATCGACGTAAAAACCACGAAGGGGCAAATCCTTGCTTTGCAAAATCCCGCCGTGAACGTGCGGGCGCTGGGCTTTGCGGCGCTGCGGGCAAAAGGGGAGAAGGCCATCAAGCCCGTCAAAAAACTGCTGACGGCCGCGAATCCGTTTCACCGGGCGCGGGCCATCTGGCTGCTGGCGCAGCTGGGTCCGAAGGGCGTGGCGGAGGTGGAAAAGCTGACGGTGCATCCCGACGAAAACACGCGGCTGGTGGCGTTCCGGGCCCTGAAACCGCTGTTTACCGACCGAAACCAGTATCAGTTTCCGCAGTACCGTAATCTGGTCAGTATGCTGGCCGAGGACCCGTCGGCGGCGGTCCGGCGGGAGGTGGCAATCGTGCTGCGGGACGTTCCTTTCGACGACTGCCGGGTGATGCTCGCCAAGCTGTTCAGCCAGTACGACGGTCGTGACCGCTATTACCTGACCGCGCTCGGCATTGCTTCCTGGCGCAAAACGGACGCCATCTACGACATGCTGCGGACCGGACTTCCGGCCGACCCGACGCAGTGGAGCCAGCCGCAGGCGGACCTCGTCTGGGAACTGCACCCCGCCGCCGCGGCCGAAGCCATGAAACAGCGGGCCGCGGCCCCCGCGCTTTCGGCGGAGGCCCGGCGACAGGCGCTTGTGGCGCTGGGTTTTATGAACGACGAAAAAGCCGCCCGGTTCATGGCCGACCTGACCAAATCGGCGGATACGACCTTGGCTCGCCAGGCTGACTATTGGGTTTCTTTCCGGCGCGGCAACGACTGGGCCAATCTGTTGAACTGGGACGAAGTAGTGCCGCCCAAACGGTCCGAAAGCGAACAGCGAATGCTGGCCCTGCGCCAGAAACTGCTGGATGAATACACGAAAGCGGAAGAAAAGCAGAAACTGGCCCGGGAAATGGCGGCCACGCCGGAAGGCGGTAAACTGCTCGTCGGACTGGCGGCGGATAAAAAACTGCCGTCCGACCTGACGGCCCTGGTCGGCGAAGTGATCTTCTCCAACCCGGACCTGAACGTGCGCATTATGGCCGCGGATTATTTTACCAAACCCGGGGCTTCAGCCAGTCTTTCGCCGCAAAAAATTAATGCCCTTAACGGCAGCAAAACGGCCGGGCTGACCGTCTTCAAAACCCACTGCGCCACTTGCCACCGGCACGGGGAGCAGGGGAATAACATCGGTCCGCAGCTAACCCGGATTCACACGAAATTCGACAGAAACGGCCTGCTGGATGCCATTCTGAATCCGAGCGCGAGTCTGGCTTTCGGTTACGAGCCCTGGCTGATTACGACCCAGTCCGGCGATACGCACTACGGTTTTCTGATCAGCGACAACAAACAGGCGTTGGTCATTAAGGATGCCGCCGGACAGAAACAGACCATCCCGACCTCAAAAATTGCCTCCCGCAAACAGTACACCACCAGCCTCATGCCCGACCCGACGGCCATGGGCCTGAGCGAGCAGCAGCTGGCCGATCTGCTGGCGTTTCTGATGAACCCGTCCTGA
- a CDS encoding UDP-N-acetylmuramate--L-alanine ligase: MQPKSIHFISIGGSAMHNLALALQQQGHSITGSDDEIYEPSRSRLERAGLLPAQMGWNPDHIHAGLDAVILGMHARKDNAELLRAQELGLPIYSYPEFIYEQSRHKQRVVIAGSHGKTTITGMILHVLRHHRRSFDYLVGAQLDGFDTMVQLTGEAPVLVVEGDEYGASPLDPRPKFLFFQPHIVLISGIAWDHVNIYPTYEQYVHQFELLADSLPKAGTIIFDDTDDMLDVIALKEREGVTRQPYDVHPYRIENGKTFLKTKLLGDVPVLVFGEHNMKNIAGALAVCERLGITEEQFYEAIQSFKGAARRLELVSQNEQTTVFRDFAHAPSKVEATTAAVRQQFPRHKLVACVELHTFSSLNKAFLSQYRDKLDKADAAAVFYSPHTLEMKRMEPISADEIVSAFDRPDLQVFTDPTQLKAFIDAQQNGLPTVVLMMSSGTFGGIV, encoded by the coding sequence ATGCAGCCCAAGTCCATTCACTTCATATCCATCGGCGGCAGCGCCATGCACAACCTTGCCCTCGCACTGCAACAGCAGGGCCATTCCATCACCGGTTCCGACGACGAAATCTATGAGCCCTCCCGCTCGCGCCTCGAACGCGCCGGACTCCTGCCGGCGCAGATGGGCTGGAACCCCGACCACATCCACGCGGGCCTCGACGCCGTCATCCTGGGCATGCATGCCCGCAAGGACAATGCCGAACTGCTGCGCGCGCAGGAACTGGGCCTGCCGATTTATTCCTATCCCGAATTCATCTACGAACAAAGCCGCCATAAACAGCGCGTCGTCATCGCCGGAAGCCACGGCAAAACGACCATTACGGGCATGATTCTGCACGTGCTCCGGCACCACCGGCGTTCGTTCGATTACCTCGTCGGGGCGCAGCTGGACGGCTTCGACACCATGGTTCAGCTGACAGGAGAAGCTCCCGTGCTGGTGGTGGAAGGCGATGAATACGGAGCCTCGCCCCTCGACCCGCGCCCGAAGTTCCTGTTTTTCCAGCCGCATATCGTGCTCATCAGCGGCATCGCCTGGGACCACGTCAACATCTACCCGACCTACGAACAGTACGTCCACCAGTTCGAGTTGCTGGCCGATTCGCTGCCCAAAGCCGGTACTATCATCTTCGACGATACGGACGATATGCTCGACGTCATCGCGCTGAAGGAACGCGAAGGCGTGACCCGCCAGCCCTACGACGTTCACCCGTACCGCATCGAAAATGGAAAGACTTTCCTCAAAACGAAATTGCTCGGCGACGTGCCCGTGCTGGTTTTCGGCGAGCACAACATGAAGAATATCGCCGGTGCCCTGGCCGTCTGCGAGCGGCTTGGCATCACGGAGGAGCAGTTTTACGAAGCCATTCAATCGTTCAAAGGCGCGGCCCGAAGGCTGGAACTGGTGTCGCAGAACGAACAGACAACCGTGTTCCGCGATTTTGCCCACGCGCCGTCCAAAGTAGAGGCCACCACGGCTGCCGTCCGCCAGCAGTTTCCGCGGCACAAGCTGGTGGCCTGCGTCGAGCTGCACACCTTCAGCAGCCTCAACAAGGCGTTTCTGAGTCAGTACCGCGACAAACTCGACAAAGCCGACGCGGCGGCGGTCTTCTACAGTCCGCACACGCTCGAAATGAAACGGATGGAGCCGATCTCGGCCGACGAAATCGTGTCTGCCTTCGACCGCCCGGACCTGCAGGTCTTCACCGATCCGACCCAGTTAAAAGCGTTTATCGATGCCCAGCAGAACGGCCTGCCGACGGTGGTGCTGATGATGAGCTCGGGGACGTTCGGAGGAATTGTCTGA
- a CDS encoding type III PLP-dependent enzyme domain-containing protein — MKSYNDLIEQTFEFPTLEFKVENNSLLFNNVPLMDIIKQYGTPLKLTYLPKISEHIEHAKLLFKNAIKRYNYKGSYTYAYCTKSSHFRFVLEEALKNNIHLETSSAYDIPIIRSLYEDGKVSKSTYLICNGYKRPLYTQYISELINDGFNVVPVLDNLKEIEAYENAVTADTVNFGIRIATDEEPNFAFYTSRLGIRYSDVNELYRSKIQNNPKFKLKMLHFFINTGIKDSAYYWSELSRFMYKYCELRKICPDLDSIDIGGGMPIQTSFQFTYDYQAMVDQIVESIQWICNKNNVLVPHIFTEFGSYTVGESGAVIYKIIDQKLQNDKELWYMIDGSFITHLPDSWGLGQKYIMLAINNWDNPYQKVNLGGLTCDSHDFYNTEAHSADLYLPIYDQDSEDQYIGFFHTGAYQESLGGYGGIQHCLIPAPQHVIVDRDSDGNITTRLFAPEQESETMLTILGYQKPVDADLKTEKQAAHEAGQDGQEQQPVEELV; from the coding sequence ATGAAAAGCTACAACGACCTGATTGAACAGACCTTCGAGTTTCCGACGCTCGAATTCAAAGTGGAGAACAATTCGCTGTTGTTCAACAACGTCCCGCTGATGGACATTATCAAGCAGTACGGTACGCCGCTGAAACTGACGTACCTGCCGAAAATCAGCGAACACATCGAGCATGCCAAGCTGCTGTTCAAGAATGCGATCAAACGCTATAATTACAAGGGCTCGTACACGTACGCGTACTGTACCAAATCGTCGCATTTCCGGTTTGTGCTGGAAGAAGCATTAAAGAATAACATTCACCTCGAAACGTCGTCGGCCTACGATATTCCCATCATCCGGTCGCTCTACGAAGACGGCAAGGTGAGCAAGAGTACGTACCTCATCTGCAACGGCTACAAACGGCCGCTGTACACGCAATACATTTCGGAACTGATCAACGACGGCTTCAACGTCGTGCCCGTTCTGGATAACCTGAAGGAAATCGAAGCCTACGAGAACGCCGTAACGGCCGACACGGTGAACTTTGGCATCCGGATCGCCACGGACGAAGAACCCAACTTTGCGTTCTACACCTCGCGGCTGGGTATTCGCTACAGTGACGTGAACGAACTGTACCGGTCCAAAATCCAGAACAACCCGAAGTTCAAGCTGAAAATGCTGCACTTCTTCATCAATACGGGCATCAAAGACAGCGCGTATTACTGGAGCGAACTGAGCCGGTTTATGTACAAATACTGCGAACTGCGGAAAATCTGCCCGGACCTCGACTCCATCGACATCGGGGGAGGCATGCCGATCCAAACCTCGTTCCAGTTTACGTACGATTACCAGGCGATGGTCGACCAGATTGTGGAAAGCATTCAGTGGATCTGCAACAAGAACAACGTGCTCGTGCCGCACATCTTCACGGAGTTCGGTTCGTACACGGTGGGCGAGAGCGGCGCGGTGATCTACAAGATCATCGACCAGAAGCTGCAGAACGACAAGGAACTCTGGTACATGATCGACGGCTCGTTCATTACGCATCTGCCTGATTCGTGGGGCCTCGGTCAGAAATACATCATGCTGGCGATCAACAACTGGGATAATCCGTACCAGAAAGTGAACCTTGGCGGCCTGACCTGCGACTCGCACGACTTCTACAACACGGAAGCCCACAGCGCCGACCTGTACCTGCCGATCTACGACCAGGACAGCGAGGACCAGTACATCGGGTTTTTCCATACGGGTGCCTATCAGGAGTCGCTGGGCGGCTACGGCGGCATCCAGCACTGCCTCATCCCGGCACCGCAGCACGTCATCGTGGACCGGGACTCGGACGGCAACATCACCACGCGCCTGTTTGCGCCGGAACAGGAAAGCGAAACGATGCTGACCATTCTGGGCTACCAGAAGCCGGTAGACGCCGACCTGAAAACCGAGAAGCAGGCCGCCCACGAAGCCGGTCAGGACGGACAGGAGCAGCAGCCGGTCGAAGAATTGGTATAA
- a CDS encoding D-glycero-alpha-D-manno-heptose-1,7-bisphosphate 7-phosphatase translates to MNKCVFLDRDGVLNEDRIDYVYRVEDFNILPGVPEGLKKLKEAGYLLIVVTNQAGIAKGLYTREDVAKCHTYLQEACGNVIDAFYYCPHHPDYTSRSLRRKPDSLMLEKAIARYNIDVSQSWMFGDAPRDMHAGKRVGVRTVHITHHRPEMPVGDQQAGDLLEATRYVLEAA, encoded by the coding sequence ATGAATAAGTGCGTATTTCTGGACCGCGACGGGGTTCTGAACGAAGACCGGATTGACTACGTCTACCGGGTAGAGGATTTTAACATTTTGCCGGGCGTGCCTGAGGGGCTGAAAAAGCTGAAAGAGGCCGGGTATCTGCTGATCGTGGTGACCAACCAGGCGGGCATTGCCAAGGGTTTGTATACCCGGGAAGACGTGGCCAAATGCCATACGTACCTGCAGGAAGCCTGTGGAAACGTCATCGACGCCTTCTACTACTGTCCGCACCACCCGGATTATACGTCGCGGTCGCTGCGGCGCAAACCGGACTCGCTGATGCTGGAAAAGGCGATTGCCCGGTACAACATCGACGTGTCGCAGTCGTGGATGTTCGGGGATGCTCCGCGGGATATGCACGCGGGAAAACGGGTCGGCGTCCGGACGGTGCACATCACGCACCACCGACCGGAAATGCCCGTCGGCGACCAGCAGGCCGGTGACCTGCTGGAAGCGACGCGGTATGTACTCGAAGCCGCTTAA
- a CDS encoding OmpA family protein — MKRWIPGLLCFFIFLAQTAGAQKIEQKDINPPQKNVPGGGRITRIDYTRHKMIVHFETENNERATVSGPGHRNAWRLYDAQSRKQYNLIYVKNIRVDGETKVDYLDEPRNAQFYNVHSLKCEAHFERPGKGVTRVDMIEEDVEQFEGRQDPLSGGLSSQWPYNVYNVRVLPYDDKEEPATVMRNNRPPVAAPKSAPATKPAAPARKPAPAAPAKPRPARPDSVVARTPPVKTPAPRVENFDNRVETGKTYRLSNLLFPQSDYRIQAGSYPELNKLAEVMRQNPEIRIELAGHTDNVGDPKLNVELSRKRVEAVKSYLVSKGIDRERIRTVAYGGSRPVADNTREETRRLNRRVEVKVE, encoded by the coding sequence ATGAAACGCTGGATACCGGGATTATTGTGTTTTTTCATATTTCTGGCGCAGACCGCCGGGGCTCAGAAGATAGAACAGAAAGATATCAATCCGCCGCAGAAAAACGTGCCGGGCGGCGGACGGATTACCCGAATTGATTACACCCGTCATAAAATGATCGTTCATTTTGAGACGGAAAACAACGAACGGGCGACGGTTTCCGGCCCCGGCCACCGCAACGCCTGGCGGCTTTACGACGCCCAGTCGCGGAAGCAGTACAACCTGATTTACGTCAAAAATATCCGGGTTGACGGCGAAACCAAGGTGGATTATCTGGACGAACCCCGGAATGCCCAGTTCTACAATGTCCATTCCCTGAAATGCGAAGCCCATTTTGAACGGCCGGGAAAAGGCGTGACCCGGGTCGACATGATCGAAGAGGACGTAGAGCAGTTTGAAGGGCGGCAGGACCCGCTCAGCGGCGGGCTCAGTTCGCAGTGGCCCTACAACGTGTACAACGTGCGGGTGCTGCCTTATGACGACAAGGAGGAACCGGCCACGGTCATGCGCAACAACCGTCCGCCCGTGGCCGCTCCGAAGTCCGCTCCGGCGACCAAACCGGCCGCCCCTGCCCGAAAACCGGCTCCCGCTGCGCCTGCCAAACCCCGACCGGCCCGCCCGGACTCGGTCGTGGCCCGGACGCCGCCGGTGAAAACGCCCGCCCCCAGGGTGGAAAACTTCGACAACCGCGTCGAGACGGGCAAAACCTACCGCCTTTCCAACCTGCTGTTTCCGCAGTCGGATTACCGGATTCAGGCGGGTTCGTATCCGGAACTGAACAAACTCGCGGAGGTCATGCGGCAGAATCCCGAAATCAGGATCGAACTGGCGGGGCATACCGACAACGTGGGCGACCCGAAACTGAACGTTGAATTGTCGAGAAAGCGCGTGGAGGCGGTGAAGAGCTACCTCGTCAGCAAAGGCATCGACCGGGAGCGGATTCGGACGGTGGCGTACGGCGGCAGTCGGCCGGTTGCCGACAATACCCGGGAAGAAACGCGTCGGCTGAACCGCCGGGTCGAGGTGAAAGTTGAGTAA